A genomic stretch from Nitrospira defluvii includes:
- a CDS encoding response regulator, which yields MSILIIDDFQEERDLLQTILQSAGFGPLLPVGSAREGLQLLGIGQRGKPATAIDLVLMDIEMPEMTGLEACQQIRLEEQLQALPIIITTAHTTAEDIQSAYTAGATDYIRKPVIPAELLARVATALSLKQEIDARKLREQELLERTKELDRAFEHITTRHGTIHICAKCKRVKSDGSYWQRIEDYLRRQARSTVKEAVCETCLHQAYPHLKQMP from the coding sequence ATGAGCATTCTGATCATCGACGATTTTCAAGAAGAACGGGATCTGCTTCAGACGATTCTGCAGAGCGCCGGATTTGGGCCGCTCCTGCCGGTCGGCAGCGCCCGCGAGGGTCTACAGTTGTTGGGGATCGGACAGCGGGGAAAACCAGCGACCGCGATTGATCTCGTGCTGATGGACATTGAGATGCCGGAGATGACCGGATTGGAAGCCTGTCAACAAATCCGGCTGGAGGAGCAGCTTCAGGCCCTGCCCATCATCATCACCACCGCGCACACGACAGCCGAGGATATTCAGTCGGCCTATACGGCAGGCGCCACCGATTACATTCGCAAGCCCGTCATTCCTGCCGAGTTACTGGCGCGTGTCGCCACCGCGCTCAGCCTCAAACAAGAGATTGATGCGAGAAAGCTTCGTGAACAGGAGCTGCTCGAACGAACGAAGGAGCTCGACCGTGCGTTCGAACACATCACCACGCGCCATGGCACCATTCACATTTGTGCCAAGTGCAAACGGGTAAAAAGCGACGGATCCTACTGGCAGCGGATTGAAGATTATCTCCGCCGTCAGGCGCGCTCAACCGTCAAGGAAGCCGTGTGCGAAACCTGTCTGCACCAGGCCTATCCTCACCTGAAGCAGATGCCGTGA